The following are encoded together in the Glycine max cultivar Williams 82 chromosome 8, Glycine_max_v4.0, whole genome shotgun sequence genome:
- the LOC100796803 gene encoding methylmalonate-semialdehyde dehydrogenase [acylating], mitochondrial isoform X4, with translation MFKLQELIRRDIDKLAMNITIEQGKTLKGAKRDVLYGLEVVEHVCGMANLQMGEFVPNAYNGIDTYCIREPLGVCAGICAFNFPATIPLWMFPIAITCGNTYILKPCEKNPGVSTILAALAKEAGLPDGVLNIVHGTHDIVNYICNDEDIKAVSFVGPITAGIYATASARGKRVQSNAGGTNHVLVMPDAGLDATLDALVPAGFGAAGERCMTSSIAIFVGGSMQWEEKLVQRAKLLRVNAGTNPSADIGPVISKEAKERICRLVQSSVENGARLLLDGRDIVVPGYENGNFVGPTILCDVTTCMECYKEESFGPVLLCMQADNIDGAMSIINKNRYRNGASIFTTSGIAARRFQNEVEAGLVGINVPVPVPLPFSSNGSKSSFAGDSFSGKAGVQFYTQIKTVVHQWKDFPRQALFPATCPSERDSPRQLSQAMPVESESDSPTYEVQVAITDVDIPNTTMSSASTSTDKDHRSQDVSLLLPSASERDMSDRDISLVLSPALQSNLPSQGVSVATSQSSERMYVSETSQWNENSPATSKRSEIILPTSERSLVSASQMNGNLFIPHTTDTATALKPEGIYMCTSHKTDSIAQASQESSDNITPGSHRMDTTVHSNSDKAYILAASHLNKSVGQTFERTDPMFPTSERIYMPSTSSHMNDQIGSTSQRTDIPTTERIYIPAASHINKSISPACQLDDDTLAPTSERVFMPPIVPEYTTNFREVIYS, from the exons ATGTTTAAACTTCAGGAGCTTATCCGCAGAGATATT GATAAGCTTGCCATGAACATCACCATAGAACAGGGCAAGACATTAAAAGGTGCAAAAAGAGATGTGCTTTATGGTTTAG AAGTGGTGGAGCATGTTTGTGGGATGGCAAACCTGCAAATGGGGGAATTTGTCCCCAATGCCTACAATGGGATTGATACGTACTGCATTAGAGAGCCCCTTGGAGTTTGTGCTGGAATATGTGCCTTTAACTTTCCAGCAACGATACCATTGTGG ATGTTCCCTATTGCAATTACATGTGGCAACACTTATATTCTTAAGCCATGTGAGAAAAATCCAG GGGTTTCAACGATACTTGCAGCACTAGCAAAAGAAGCTGGTTTGCCAGATGGTGTATTAAATATTGTTCATGGTACCCAT GATATTGTTAATTACATATGCAATGATGAAGATATAAAAGCTGTATCGTTTGTTGGTCCAATTACA GCTGGAATATATGCCACAGCTTCTGCTAGAGGGAAACGAGTTCAG TCAAATGCAGGTGGCACAAATCATGTACTTGTAATGCCCGATGCTGGCTTGGATGCGACTTTAGATGCCCTTGTTCCTGCTGGCTTTGGTGCTGCAGGAGAGAGGTGCATGACTTCAAGCATAGCTATTTTTGTTGGAGGTTCAATGCAATG GGAGGAAAAACTAGTGCAGCGTGCCAAACTACTTAGAGTAAATGCAGGAACAAATCCTAGTGCAGACATTGGTCCAGTTATTAGCAAAGAG GCAAAGGAGAGGATATGTAGACTAGTTCAGAGCAGTGTTGAAAATGGGGCTAGACTTCTACTTGATGGAAGAGATATTGTG GTACCGGGATATGAAAATGGGAACTTTGTTGGTCCTACTATCTTATGTGATGTTACAACCTGCATGGAATGTTACAAG GAAGAAAGTTTTGGACCAGTTCTGCTTTGCATGCAG GCCGACAACATAGATGGGGCTatgtcaataataaataaaaacag ATATAGAAATGGAGCTTCTATATTCACCACATCTGGTATAGCTGCTAGGAGGTTCCAGAATGAAGTTGAGGCAGGACTG GTTGGGATCAATGTGCCAGTACCTGTTCCATTACCGTTTTCCTCCAATGGGTCAAAATCATCATTTGCTGGTGATAGTTTTTCTG GAAAAGCTGGAGTACAGTTTTATACCCAAATCAAAACAGTGGTTCACCAATGGAAGGATTTCCCTAGACAAGCACTATTCCCTGCTACATGTCCATCTGAGAGAGATTCACCTAGGCAATTGTCACAAGCCATGCCTGTAGAATCTGAAAGTGATTCACCAACCTATGAAGTACAAGTGGCCATCACTGATGTGGATATACCGAACACAACCATGTCATCTGCATCTACATCAACTGATAAGGATCACAGAAGCCAGGATGTTTCCCTATTGCTGCCTTCAGCATCTGAGAGGGATATGTCAGATCGGGATATTTCACTGGTATTATCACCTGCATTGCAAAGCAATTTACCTAGCCAAGGAGTATCTGTTGCCACATCACAGTCATCAGAGAGGATGTATGTCTCTGAAACATCTCAGTGGAATGAAAATTCGCcagcaacatcaaaaagaagtGAAATTATTCTACCAACTTCAGAGAGGAGTCTTGTGTCTGCATCTCAGATGAATGGAAACTTATTTATCCCCCATACGACTGATACTGCTACAGCTTTGAAACCAGAGGGGATATACATGTGTACGTCACATAAAACTGATAGCATTGCTCAAGCATCACAAGAGAGTAGTGATAACATCACTCCAGGGTCTCATAGAATGGATACTACTGTGCATTCAAACTCTGACAAGGCATACATACTGGCAGCATCTCATTTGAATAAAAGTGTTggtcaaacatttgaaagaacaGACCCTATGTTTCCAACTTCTGAGAGAATATACATGCCTTCAACGTCATCGCACATGAATGACCAAATTGGCTCAACATCTCAAAGGACTGATATTCCAACTACAGAGAGAATTTATATCCCTGCAGCATCtcatataaataaaagcattagTCCAGCTTGTCAGCTTGATGATGATACTTTGGCTCCTACTTCTGAGAGGGTCTTTATGCCTCCTATAGTACCAGAATATACCACCAACTTCAGAGAGGTTATATATTCCTAA